In one window of Bos taurus isolate L1 Dominette 01449 registration number 42190680 breed Hereford chromosome 15, ARS-UCD2.0, whole genome shotgun sequence DNA:
- the OR5AK6 gene encoding olfactory receptor family 5 subfamily AK member 6, whose amino-acid sequence MEQNNGTTVTEFILLGFADQHKSWHVLFTVFLVIYVVTLVGNIGMILLIKTDSSLHTPMYFFLQNLAFVDLCYTSAITPKMLQSFVETKQSISFIGCMVQLLVYGAFATSDCYILAAMAVDRYVAICNPLRYETVMSQRVCSQLLTASYFMGFLNASVNTSFAFSLNFCKSNKISHFFCDAPPILALSCSSIYLNIMLLTVFVGFNLTFTVSVVIFSYVFILIAILKISSAAGRKKAFSTCVSHLTAVSIFYGTLSYMYLHHRTIESQEQEKMASVFYGIIIPMLNPLIYSLRNQDVREALKGVGKKCF is encoded by the coding sequence ATGGAACAAAACAATGGCACTACAGTGACTGAATTCATTCTCCTGGGATTCGCGGATCAACACAAGTCTTGGCACGTCCTCTTCACAGTATTTCTAGTGATCTATGTGGTCACCCTGGTGGGTAACATTGGCATGATCCTCCTCATCAAGACTGACTCttccctccacacccccatgtactttttcctccaAAACTTGGCTTTTGTTGATCTCTGCTACACCTCTGCTATCACTCCAAAAATGCTGCAAAGCTTTGTAGAAACAAAACAATCCATCTCATTCATAGGATGTATGGTGCAGTTGCTAGTCTATGGGGCTTTTGCAACAAGTGATTGCTACATCCTGGCGGCTATGGCAGTGGACCGTtatgtggccatctgtaaccCACTTCGCTATGAAACTGTTATGTCCCAGAGAGTCTGCAGTCAACTCTTAACTGCTTCATACTTCATGGGTTTCCTAAATGCTTCTGTAAACACAAGTTTTGCTTTCTCATTGAACTTTTGCAAATCCAATAAAATTAGTCACTTTTTCTGTGATGCACCCCCAATTCTGGCCCTCTCATGCTCTAGTATTTACTTGAACATCATGCTCCTAACAGTCTTTGTGGGGTTTAACTTGACATTCACCGTGTCAGTTGTCATCTTTTCCTATGTATTTATCCTGATCGCCATCCTAAAGATCTCTTCTGCTGCAGGGAGGAAGAAAGCCTTCTCCACGTGTGTCTCCCACCTGACAGCTGTCAGCATTTTCTATGGGACGCTCTCTTACATGTATCTGCACCATCGCACCATAGAATCTCAAGAGCAAGAAAAAATGGCTTCTGTGTTTTATGGCATTATAATCCCCATGTTAAATCCCCTCATTTATAGTCTGCGAAACCAAGATGTGAGAGAAGCCCTGAAAGGAGTTGGAAAGAAGTGTTTCTAG